The genomic DNA TCTTCATCACCTAACGGTGCGCCGTGGCAGTCTTCTTTGCCTTCTTTGTTTGGCGAACCAAAGCCGATGATGGTTTTGCAGCATATTAATGTAGGCTGTTCGGTGTTTTCACGAGCGGTTTCAATCGCCTGCTTAATTTCTTCAGGGTCGTGGCCATTTACACGTGGAATAACCTGCCAACCGTAAGACTCAAAACGCTGAACGGTGTCGTCGGTGAACCAACCTTCAACTTCACCATCGATAGAAATACCGTTGTCATCGTAGAATGCAACCAGCTTACCTAAGCCTAGTGTACCGGCGAGTGAACACACTTCATGAGAGATGCCTTCCATCATGCAGCCATCGCCCATAAAGGCGTATGTGTGGTGATCTACGATCTCGTGACCGTCGCGGTTAAACTGCGCCGCCAAAACCTTTTCAGCTAACGCCATACCCACCGCATTGGCAATACCTTGGCCTAGAGGGCCAGTAGTGGTTTCAACGCCTGGCGTGTAACCGTATTCTGGGTGGCCTGGTGTTCTGGAATCCATTTGACGGAAGTTTTTAATGTCGTCAATGGTGACATCGTAACCCGATAAATGCAGCAGTGAATAAATAAGCATAGAGCCGTGGCCGTTTGATAACACAAAACGATCACGGTTAGACCAATCTGGGTTGGTAGGGTTGTGGCTTAGAAAATCGCTCCATAATACTTGGGCGATATCGGCCATACCCATGGGCGCACCTGGGTGTCCAGACTTGGCTTTTTGAACGGCATCCATGCTTAAAGCACGAATGGCATTGGCTAAATCACTACGAGAAGGCATCTATAAGGTTCCTTTGAGTTGGATGTAACGCTTGGCACATTTTGAAAGCGCGGATTATCCCTGAATAGCGCCCTATTCGCAAAGCCAATTCGGCTATTTTCTAATCATTTCAGTCAATTGAATGAAACCAGGGTGAATTAATGTAAATTCAAGTTCTTCAACTATACTCATTTTTACAGGGTGATCTTTCGTACCAAACGGGTTTTGACCATTGTTAAATTTGATCCAAGCTTTAGAGCACCATGTATATCGTTGCTTGCGATTCTTCTTATTTTCTCAGCACCATGTTGTAAAGGTAACTATGCGAAACTACATCAAAATCACACTATTGTTTCACCTACTGCTAGTGACAAGCATTACTTCCGCGGCCTCGCTGAATGGCGTTCAACTGATAGACTTATCTGGCAAGCCCATCCCGAATGCTGTCATTGAAATGAGTGCCACGCCTACTGTAGAAGTTCGCACGCAATCGGAATATTTAATGGACCAAGTCAATTTTGAATTTGTGCCAGAAGTGCTAATTATTCCAAGAAACGCCTATGTCCGATTCCCAAACAGCGATGACTCTCGCCACCATGTCTATTCGTTTTCTGAAACGAAACAATTTGAACTAAAGCTATTTTCCGGCAATCAGGCGCCGCCTGTTCAATTCGATAAAACAGGCGCAGTGGCCGTGGGTTGTAACATTCACGATAGAATGAATGGTTACATCTACATTACCGATTTCCCAATTGCGGTTAAAAGCGATGCCAATGGCATGACGGCAATACCCGAGTACAAAGAAGCCAGCACAAACGAAATCCAAGTATGGCATCCACTGCTCATGCGACCACAGCGGTTTAATCTGGCCAACCTGAACATTGATTCCAGCAATAATACGGTTATTACGTTACCTATCGCATTGCCCGAAGTTCAAGAAGAAAGTTCAGACGCTATCAACAGCCTGAAGTCCCGTTTAAAGAGCTATAAAAACGATGGCGATTAGTTTTAGAAGCCGCCTGATTATTCTCTTTATTTTATTGGTCGGCATTACACTTTCTACATTAACTTGGGCTGTTTTACGCGCGTTGGATACCAATGCGGCGGTAAACGCCGAGCGCGAACTCTTAGTTGCCGAGCGAGTTTTTGAAACTTTATTGGAAGAGAACCGACGACAACTGACCGATAGAACATCACTGCTCGCCGAAGACTTTGGTTTTCGCCAAGCCATCGCCACCAATGAAGAACAAACTATTGTGAGTGCGTTGGTGAATCACGGTGAACGTATTGCCGCAGATCTAATATTGTTGATGGATACGAGTGGGGAAATACTCATTGGTACCCACGATTTATCGGGCTCGGTAACAAAAATCCAGCAGCAAACACAACAAATGTCGTCGCCTTTTAACGAACTCATCATTGCTGAGGAAGAACCTTTTCAGCTGGTTATGGTTCCGGTTTATGGGCCCGATCTTATTGCCTGGGTTGGGGTGGGGTTTAGTATCGACGATAGCCTCATTGATAGCTTTCGATCTATTACCAAAGCCGATGTTAGCTTGTTGTTTCACAGCGAAACCCAAAGCAGCGTAAAGGTACTTTCGACATTAAACACAAACATTATGCAAAGCACGGCGACAAGCCAAAGTTTTGATTCCTTCACTACAGCTTATATAGCAGCGCTAGAAAACAAAGACTGGCTAAATTTAGAAACTAGCCTGCTCAACGGTGGCGAACAACGAATAAATCTTGTTCTGTCGGTAAGTTTACAGCAAGCCATCGCCGCCAATAGAGACCTACAAACCCAAATGTTAGTGATTACCATTTTTATATTGATACTGGCGCTTGTAGTGTCTATTTTCATTGCAAATTCGTTTAACAAACCCATACACGCTTTAGTAAAAGCCGCACGTAGAATTGCCCGTGGTGAATACCAACACAATATCAATGTACCGGGCAATACAGAGTTTAACGAATTAGGCGAGACACTGAATCAGATGCAGCACGATATTCAGGAGCGAGAGCAACATATAAGCCACCAAGCTGAGCACGATCTTCTAACCCACTTGCCAAATCGCCATAAAATGGCTTCTATTTTGAACCAACGGCTTTCCGATTCTAGCGGTAACTCTTCAATTGCTGTGCTTTTAGTTAAGCTTATAAATTTCGAGTCGCTCAGTGATATTTATGGCATGTCTATAATGGATTCGGTGTTAAAACAGGCCGCCGACATTTTAAAAAATAACTCTGAGGCTTGGCTTTCTCTTGGCCATGTTGGGCATGACGAGTTTTTAGTGCTTGTGCAGTTGGCACCGAATCAACCAATTGGTGGCACTGTTAACGCCATTAAAAATATCTTTGCTAAGCCCATCTATTGTAATCAAATAGAACTGACCCTAGACACCCGCATTGGCGCGGTTATTTGCCCTGAACACGCTGATAACTATGAAGACACATTAAGACGCGCGCATATCGCGATGAATGAGGCAAGGCTGACCAACAGTTGTCACTCCGTTTTTGATTCCCGTTTAGAAAAGCGGTACTTACGCAAACTGGAAGTCACACAAAGGCTTCAACAAGCGATAACGACCCAATCTTTCACCTTATTGTTTCAGCCGCAATTTAATTTAAAAGAAGGTCGAGTTCATTCCGCCGAAGCACTCATTCGTTGGCACGATGCTGAGTTGGGCCCTGTTTATCCAGACGAATTCATACCATTAGCAGAAAGTTCCGGCGATATAACCTTAATTACAGAATGGGTCTTTAGTGAATCTCTTAATCAACTACAGCAATGGCAAGATCAAGGGTTTGATTTAGGCGTCAGCATTAATTTATCGGCAAGAGATATTCTCAAAAATGAATTTATAGACCACGTCTTAGACACCATAAAAGAGCGTCATATTCCCAGCCATTTGCTGATGCTAGAGGTCACCGAGAGTGCCATTGTGGAAGACATGGAGCACGCAATTCAAAATTTGCGCAGGCTCTATGATGCCGGAATACAGCTCGCAATGGATGACTTTGGCACAGGGTTCTCATCATTAGCGCAATTAAAAGAGCTCCCCGTACACGAGCTAAAAATCGACAAATCTTTTGTATTGAATTTGAATGAGGATGCTGATGATCAAAAAATTGTACGATCTACCATAGAAATGGCTCATAGCCTTGGCATTAGCACCATTGCTGAAGGCACTGAAAACATAGAATCGATCAACCTATTAAAAGCAATGAATTGTGACGCAATACAAGGGTATTTTCTAAGCAAGCCTATTAGTTCAGCTGAACTTTTAACCTGGCTTGTACAATTCAATAAATCTGGACTCAATTATGAAACTCATTAAAAATTGCTTTCGCCTAGCCGCCATTATTCTTTTTAGTGCTCAAGCTTTCTCTAATGACACCAGTAAAATACTGGCAACCTCTGCACTGTCTTCAATAGAGGGTAGCGCAGGCGGCGGAATAGTGCCCTGGGCTGTGATAGGAGGCTATGGCAGTACTGGCGAATGGAGTGTTGCGGCCAGTAGCAGCCAAGTAAACGTAGAAGACTTCAAGCTTTCAACGCACAGCCTATTAGGCTCTTACAACAATCGCTTAGAGTTAAGCTACGCCCAACAAGCCCTGCAAGTTTTACCTTTAAATACAGCTATTGTTCAAAATATTTTCGGAGCCAAAGCGCGTCTTGCTGGCGATCTTATTTATCAAGACTGGCCTCAAGTCAGTGCGGGTTTTCAGTATAAAATTAACGAAAACCCCAGCATCGCAATTGATGTGTTAGGCGCTCAATCTGATCGAAGCACCGACTACTATATAACAGCAAGCAAGCTGTGGTTACATGCGCTTGCCGAACGTAATTTACTTTTAAATGCAACGCTCCGCTATACCGATGCAAATCAAACGGGCTTATTAGGCTTTGGGCAAGGGTCAGAAAGCCAATACCGCTGGGTGGGTGAAGTCAGCGCGGGATTATTTCTGAATCATCAGTGGGCTATTGGCGGAGAATTTCGGCAGCAACCAAACAAGTTGGCATCGGTAGATGAGAGCCACTGGTGGGATCTCTATTCAGCTTGGTTTCCAAATAAACGCGTTGCTGTAGTAGCCGCCTATGTGGATTTAGGCACCGTTGCCCTTTGGGAAGAGCAGCGTGGCATGTACCTTTCTATTCAAATAACCCATTAGGTCCTTTATGAATATTTTTATTAAGCTCATTCTTGCTTTAGTGGTCTCTATCTCTTTAGGTTGCGCGGGTTCGACACAATCAAATGCGCCGACTCTCTATGATCGTTTGGGTAAAAACCAAGGGATAAGCGATATTGTAGACAGCATGCTTTATGACAT from Reinekea marina includes the following:
- a CDS encoding EAL domain-containing protein; protein product: MAISFRSRLIILFILLVGITLSTLTWAVLRALDTNAAVNAERELLVAERVFETLLEENRRQLTDRTSLLAEDFGFRQAIATNEEQTIVSALVNHGERIAADLILLMDTSGEILIGTHDLSGSVTKIQQQTQQMSSPFNELIIAEEEPFQLVMVPVYGPDLIAWVGVGFSIDDSLIDSFRSITKADVSLLFHSETQSSVKVLSTLNTNIMQSTATSQSFDSFTTAYIAALENKDWLNLETSLLNGGEQRINLVLSVSLQQAIAANRDLQTQMLVITIFILILALVVSIFIANSFNKPIHALVKAARRIARGEYQHNINVPGNTEFNELGETLNQMQHDIQEREQHISHQAEHDLLTHLPNRHKMASILNQRLSDSSGNSSIAVLLVKLINFESLSDIYGMSIMDSVLKQAADILKNNSEAWLSLGHVGHDEFLVLVQLAPNQPIGGTVNAIKNIFAKPIYCNQIELTLDTRIGAVICPEHADNYEDTLRRAHIAMNEARLTNSCHSVFDSRLEKRYLRKLEVTQRLQQAITTQSFTLLFQPQFNLKEGRVHSAEALIRWHDAELGPVYPDEFIPLAESSGDITLITEWVFSESLNQLQQWQDQGFDLGVSINLSARDILKNEFIDHVLDTIKERHIPSHLLMLEVTESAIVEDMEHAIQNLRRLYDAGIQLAMDDFGTGFSSLAQLKELPVHELKIDKSFVLNLNEDADDQKIVRSTIEMAHSLGISTIAEGTENIESINLLKAMNCDAIQGYFLSKPISSAELLTWLVQFNKSGLNYETH
- a CDS encoding DUF3034 family protein, with the translated sequence MKLIKNCFRLAAIILFSAQAFSNDTSKILATSALSSIEGSAGGGIVPWAVIGGYGSTGEWSVAASSSQVNVEDFKLSTHSLLGSYNNRLELSYAQQALQVLPLNTAIVQNIFGAKARLAGDLIYQDWPQVSAGFQYKINENPSIAIDVLGAQSDRSTDYYITASKLWLHALAERNLLLNATLRYTDANQTGLLGFGQGSESQYRWVGEVSAGLFLNHQWAIGGEFRQQPNKLASVDESHWWDLYSAWFPNKRVAVVAAYVDLGTVALWEEQRGMYLSIQITH